The following proteins come from a genomic window of Pseudomonas hygromyciniae:
- a CDS encoding ATP-binding cassette domain-containing protein, translating to MTLLKFSDVSLAFGAMPLLDKVSWQIARGERVCIIGRNGTGKSSMMKLVKGDQKPDDGSVWRAPGLKIGELPQELPVADERTVFDVVAEGLDGVGELLAQYHHLAQNCVTDADLDKLMHVQQDLEARDGWRLQQLVDSTLSRLQLPADKTLAELSGGWRRRVLLAQALVSEPDLLLLDEPTNHLDIGAIAWLEEALKDFQGAVLFITHDRSFLQNLATRILELDRGGLIDWNGDYASFLVHKEATLAAEETANALFDKKLAQEEVWIRQGIKARRTRNEGRVRALKALRVERSERRERTGKANIQLDTADKSGKQVMVLENVSFHHPDGPFLIKDFSMVLQRGDRIGLLGANGTGKTTLLKLMLNGLQPTSGTVEEGTRIDVAYFDQLRHQLDLEKTVIDNVAEGRDFIDIDGQSRHVLSYLGDFLFSPQRARTPVKALSGGERARLLLAKLFSKPANLLVLDEPTNDLDVETLELLEEVLLTFNGTVLMVSHDRAFLDNVVTSTLVFEGEGKVREYVGGYQDWLRQGGSPRLLGVTESKSGKADLNSAVVAPAAAEPVQDAAPAAKKKLSYKLQRELEALPGDIDAKEQQIAAVEAEMADAGFYLRPAAETAKVIESLDKLNQELEVLVERWAELDA from the coding sequence ATGACCCTGCTCAAATTCAGCGATGTGTCCCTTGCTTTCGGCGCTATGCCGTTGTTGGACAAGGTGTCCTGGCAGATCGCCCGTGGTGAGCGGGTGTGCATCATCGGCCGCAACGGCACCGGCAAGTCCAGCATGATGAAGCTGGTCAAGGGCGACCAGAAGCCCGATGACGGCTCCGTGTGGCGTGCCCCGGGCCTGAAGATCGGCGAATTGCCGCAAGAATTGCCGGTGGCCGACGAACGGACCGTGTTCGACGTGGTTGCCGAAGGCCTCGATGGCGTAGGCGAATTGCTTGCCCAGTACCATCACCTGGCGCAGAACTGCGTCACCGACGCTGACCTGGACAAGCTGATGCACGTCCAGCAAGACCTCGAAGCCCGTGATGGCTGGCGCTTGCAGCAACTGGTCGACAGCACCTTGAGCCGCCTGCAATTGCCGGCTGACAAGACCCTTGCCGAACTGTCCGGCGGCTGGCGTCGCCGCGTGCTGCTGGCCCAGGCCCTGGTGTCCGAGCCGGACCTGCTGCTGCTCGACGAACCGACCAACCACCTGGATATCGGCGCGATTGCCTGGCTGGAAGAAGCCCTCAAGGACTTTCAGGGCGCCGTGCTGTTTATCACGCACGACCGTTCTTTTTTGCAGAACCTCGCCACGCGCATCCTCGAACTGGATCGCGGCGGCCTGATCGACTGGAACGGCGACTACGCCAGCTTCCTGGTGCACAAGGAAGCCACCCTGGCCGCTGAAGAAACCGCCAACGCGCTGTTCGACAAAAAGCTGGCCCAGGAAGAAGTCTGGATCCGCCAGGGCATCAAGGCGCGCCGTACCCGTAACGAAGGCCGCGTACGCGCCCTGAAAGCCTTGCGTGTCGAGCGCAGCGAACGTCGCGAGCGCACCGGCAAGGCCAACATCCAGCTGGATACCGCCGACAAGTCGGGCAAGCAGGTCATGGTCCTGGAGAACGTCAGCTTCCATCACCCGGATGGCCCGTTCCTGATCAAGGACTTCTCCATGGTCCTGCAGCGTGGCGACCGCATCGGCTTGCTGGGCGCCAACGGTACCGGCAAGACCACTTTGCTCAAGCTGATGCTCAACGGCCTGCAACCGACCAGCGGCACCGTGGAAGAGGGCACGCGCATCGACGTGGCCTACTTCGACCAGTTGCGCCACCAGTTGGACCTGGAAAAAACCGTGATCGACAACGTCGCCGAAGGCCGCGACTTTATCGATATCGACGGCCAGAGCCGCCACGTCCTGAGCTACCTGGGCGACTTCCTGTTCAGCCCACAACGTGCCCGCACCCCGGTCAAGGCCTTGTCTGGCGGTGAGCGTGCGCGCTTGCTGCTGGCCAAGCTGTTCAGCAAGCCGGCCAACCTGCTGGTGCTCGACGAACCGACCAACGACCTCGACGTGGAAACCCTCGAACTGCTGGAAGAGGTCCTGCTGACCTTCAACGGCACCGTGCTGATGGTCAGCCACGACCGGGCATTCCTCGACAACGTGGTCACCAGTACCCTGGTCTTCGAAGGTGAAGGCAAGGTGCGCGAATACGTCGGTGGTTACCAGGACTGGCTGCGCCAGGGCGGTTCGCCGCGCCTGCTGGGCGTGACCGAGAGCAAGTCCGGCAAGGCCGACTTGAACTCTGCGGTGGTTGCACCTGCCGCTGCTGAACCTGTTCAGGACGCTGCGCCGGCGGCCAAGAAAAAGCTCAGCTACAAGCTGCAGCGTGAGCTGGAAGCCTTGCCGGGTGATATCGACGCCAAGGAGCAGCAGATCGCAGCCGTGGAAGCCGAAATGGCTGACGCAGGCTTCTACCTGCGCCCTGCGGCGGAAACTGCCAAGGTCATCGAGTCCCTGGATAAACTCAACCAGGAGCTGGAAGTGCTGGTTGAGCGTTGGGCCGAGCTGGATGCCTGA
- the pdxB gene encoding 4-phosphoerythronate dehydrogenase PdxB encodes MLIVADENIPLLDAFFEGFGEIRRVSGRAIDRAAIEQADVLLVRSVTNVNRALLEGTAVRFVGTCTIGTDHLDLDYFQRAGIQWSSAPGCNARGVVDYVLGSLLTLAEIEGADLTQRTYGIVGAGEVGGRLVKVLKGLGWKVLVCDPPRQATEEGDYVSLEQIIEQCDVISLHTPLKKSGNGSTWHLLDRQRLEQLKPGTWLINASRGPVVDNTALREVLLEREDLQAVLDVWEGEPEVDVELAELCVLATPHIAGYSLDGKQRGTAQIYQALCAHLGQPANISLSDLLPEPWLAEVTLNASTDPAWALATLCRSVYDPRRDDADFRRSLVGTVEEQRKAFDLLRKHYPERREIDGLKVRINGESPALSSIVDALGAQKNA; translated from the coding sequence ATGCTGATTGTTGCCGACGAAAATATCCCGCTGCTCGATGCGTTCTTTGAAGGTTTCGGCGAGATCCGCCGGGTGTCGGGCCGCGCCATCGACCGCGCCGCCATTGAACAGGCCGATGTGCTGCTGGTGCGTTCGGTGACCAACGTCAACCGCGCGTTGCTGGAGGGCACGGCGGTACGGTTTGTCGGCACCTGCACCATCGGCACCGATCACCTGGACCTCGATTACTTTCAAAGGGCCGGGATCCAATGGTCCAGCGCGCCGGGCTGCAACGCTCGTGGTGTGGTGGACTATGTGCTGGGCAGCCTGCTGACCCTGGCTGAAATCGAAGGTGCCGACCTGACCCAGCGTACCTATGGCATCGTCGGTGCCGGTGAGGTGGGCGGGCGCCTGGTCAAGGTGCTCAAGGGCCTGGGCTGGAAAGTGCTGGTCTGCGATCCGCCACGCCAGGCCACCGAAGAAGGCGATTACGTGAGCCTGGAGCAGATCATCGAGCAGTGCGATGTGATCAGCCTGCACACCCCTCTGAAAAAATCCGGCAATGGCTCGACTTGGCACCTGCTGGATCGCCAGCGTCTTGAGCAGCTCAAGCCAGGCACTTGGCTGATCAACGCCAGCCGTGGTCCGGTGGTGGATAACACAGCGCTGCGCGAAGTGTTGCTGGAGCGCGAAGATTTGCAGGCAGTGCTGGACGTGTGGGAAGGCGAGCCTGAAGTGGATGTGGAGCTGGCCGAGTTGTGCGTGCTGGCGACTCCGCACATCGCCGGCTACAGCCTTGACGGCAAGCAGCGCGGCACGGCGCAGATCTACCAGGCGCTGTGCGCGCACCTTGGCCAGCCGGCAAATATTTCGTTGAGTGACCTGCTGCCTGAACCCTGGCTGGCTGAGGTCACCCTCAATGCCAGCACTGATCCGGCCTGGGCCCTGGCGACGTTGTGCCGCAGCGTCTACGACCCGCGACGTGACGACGCGGATTTCCGCCGTAGCCTGGTAGGAACAGTGGAAGAACAGCGCAAGGCATTCGACCTGCTGCGCAAGCACTACCCAGAGCGCCGCGAGATCGATGGTTTGAAAGTGCGGATCAATGGTGAGTCGCCAGCTTTGTCGAGCATTGTCGATGCACTAGGAGCACAAAAAAACGCATAA
- the tusA gene encoding sulfurtransferase TusA, protein MSQFSDLPVDGILDATGLNCPEPVMMLHQHIRDLAPGGLLKVIATDPSTRRDIPKFCVFLDHELVEQREEAGTYLYWIRKKAT, encoded by the coding sequence ATGAGTCAGTTTTCGGATTTACCCGTCGACGGCATCCTCGACGCCACCGGCCTCAACTGCCCGGAACCGGTGATGATGCTGCACCAGCACATCCGCGACCTGGCGCCGGGCGGCCTACTTAAAGTCATCGCGACCGATCCCTCGACCCGCCGCGATATCCCCAAGTTCTGCGTGTTCCTGGACCATGAACTGGTGGAGCAGCGCGAAGAGGCCGGTACTTACCTGTACTGGATCCGCAAGAAGGCCACCTGA
- the rlmM gene encoding 23S rRNA (cytidine(2498)-2'-O)-methyltransferase RlmM, whose amino-acid sequence MNTLFMHCRPGFEGEVCSEIAEHAARLNVSGYAKAKTGSACAEFVCTEEDGAQRLMRGQRFAELIFPRQWARGVFIDLPETDRISVILAHLRDFPVCGSLWLEMVDTNDGKELSNFCKKFEVHLRKALLAAGKLVEDPSKPRLLLTFKSGREVFMGLAESNNSAMWPMGIPRLKFPRDAPSRSTLKLEEAWHHFIPRDQWDERLHGDMTGVDLGAAPGGWTWQLVNRGMLVTAIDNGPMAESLMDTGLVQHLMADGFTFTPKQPVDWMVCDIVEKPARNAALLETWIGEGHCREAVVNLKLPMKQRYAEVKRLLERIEEGFKARGIRVEIGCKQLYHDREEVTCHLRRLDVKKPKAR is encoded by the coding sequence ATGAACACCCTTTTTATGCATTGCCGCCCGGGTTTTGAAGGCGAAGTCTGTTCCGAGATTGCGGAACACGCCGCGCGCCTGAACGTTTCCGGCTATGCCAAGGCCAAGACCGGCAGCGCCTGCGCCGAATTCGTTTGCACTGAAGAAGACGGCGCCCAGCGCCTGATGCGCGGCCAACGCTTTGCCGAACTGATCTTCCCGAGGCAGTGGGCGCGTGGGGTTTTCATCGATCTGCCGGAAACCGACCGCATCAGCGTGATCCTTGCGCACCTGCGCGATTTCCCGGTGTGTGGCAGCCTGTGGCTGGAAATGGTCGATACCAACGATGGCAAGGAACTGTCGAACTTCTGCAAGAAATTCGAAGTGCACCTGCGCAAGGCCCTGCTGGCCGCCGGCAAACTGGTCGAAGACCCGAGCAAGCCGCGCCTGCTGCTGACCTTCAAGAGCGGCCGCGAAGTGTTTATGGGCCTGGCCGAGTCAAATAACTCGGCCATGTGGCCGATGGGCATCCCCCGCCTGAAATTCCCCCGTGACGCGCCAAGCCGTTCGACCTTGAAGCTGGAAGAGGCCTGGCACCACTTTATCCCCCGAGACCAGTGGGACGAGCGCCTGCACGGCGACATGACCGGCGTCGACCTCGGCGCCGCGCCGGGCGGCTGGACCTGGCAATTGGTCAACCGGGGCATGCTGGTGACGGCGATCGATAACGGGCCGATGGCCGAAAGCCTGATGGACACCGGCCTGGTGCAACACTTGATGGCGGATGGTTTTACCTTCACCCCCAAGCAGCCGGTGGACTGGATGGTCTGCGATATCGTCGAGAAACCGGCGCGCAACGCGGCTCTGCTGGAAACCTGGATCGGCGAAGGTCATTGCCGCGAAGCGGTGGTCAACCTCAAATTGCCGATGAAACAGCGTTACGCCGAGGTGAAGCGCCTGCTGGAGCGCATCGAAGAAGGCTTCAAGGCGCGGGGCATTCGCGTGGAAATCGGCTGCAAGCAGCTGTACCACGACCGCGAGGAAGTCACCTGCCACCTGCGCCGCCTGGACGTAAAGAAACCCAAGGCCCGTTGA
- the acnA gene encoding aconitate hydratase AcnA codes for MSSVDSLRTLKTLQVDSKTYHYFSLPEAAKSLGDLDKLPMSLKVLLENLLRWEDGKTVTGADLKALAAWLKERRSDREIQYRPARVLMQDFTGVPAVVDLAAMRAAVAKAGGDPQRINPLSPVDLVIDHSVMVDKFGNADAFEQNVDIEMQRNGERYAFLRWGQSAFDNFSVVPPGTGICHQVNLEYLGRTVWTKDEDDRTYAFPDTLVGTDSHTTMINGLGVLGWGVGGIEAEAAMLGQPVSMLIPEVIGFKLTGKLKEGITATDLVLTVTQMLRKKGVVGKFVEFYGDGLADLPLADRATIANMAPEYGATCGFFPVDDVTLDYLRLSGRPDATVKLVEAYTKAQGLWRNAGEEPVFTDSLALDMASVEASLAGPKRPQDRVSLPDVGQAFSDFLDLQFKPASKEEGRLESEGGGGVAVGNADLVGEADYAFEGQTYRLKNGAVVIAAITSCTNTSNPSVMMAAGLVAKKAVEKGLTRKPWVKSSLAPGSKVVTDYYNAAGLTPYLDQLGFDLVGYGCTTCIGNSGPLPEPIEKAIQKADLTVASVLSGNRNFEGRVHPLVKTNWLASPPLVVAYALAGTVRIDISSEPLGTGKDGAPVYLRDIWPSSQEIADAVAQVSTSMFHKEYAEVFAGDEQWQAIEVPQAATYVWQKDSTYIQHPPFFDDIAGPLPVIKDVQGANILALLGDSVTTDHISPAGNIKADSPAGRYLREQGVEPRDFNSYGSRRGNHEVMMRGTFANIRIRNEMLGGEEGGNTLYIPTGEKMPIYDAAMQYQASGTPLVVIAGQEYGTGSSRDWAAKGTNLLGVKAVIAESFERIHRSNLVGMGVLPLQFKLDQNRKALQLTGKEKIDILGLTDAEIEPRMNLTLVITREDGRSEKVEVLCRIDTLNEVEYFKAGGILHYVLRQLIAS; via the coding sequence ATGTCATCCGTTGATAGCCTGAGAACCCTTAAGACCCTGCAAGTCGACAGCAAGACTTACCACTATTTCAGCTTGCCCGAAGCCGCCAAGAGCCTGGGTGACCTGGACAAATTGCCGATGTCCCTCAAGGTGCTGCTGGAAAACCTGCTGCGCTGGGAGGACGGAAAAACCGTGACCGGCGCCGACCTCAAGGCGCTTGCCGCCTGGCTCAAGGAGCGGCGCTCCGACCGCGAGATCCAGTACCGTCCGGCCCGGGTGCTGATGCAGGACTTTACCGGCGTGCCCGCCGTGGTCGACCTGGCCGCCATGCGCGCCGCCGTGGCCAAGGCCGGTGGCGATCCACAGCGCATCAACCCGCTGTCGCCGGTGGACCTGGTGATTGACCACTCGGTGATGGTCGACAAGTTCGGCAACGCCGACGCCTTCGAGCAAAACGTCGATATCGAAATGCAGCGCAACGGTGAGCGCTATGCGTTCCTGCGCTGGGGCCAGAGCGCCTTTGATAATTTCAGCGTGGTACCGCCGGGTACCGGCATCTGTCACCAAGTCAACCTGGAATACCTGGGCCGCACCGTGTGGACCAAGGATGAAGATGACCGCACCTACGCCTTCCCCGACACCCTGGTGGGCACCGACTCCCACACCACCATGATCAACGGCCTCGGCGTTTTGGGCTGGGGCGTGGGCGGTATCGAGGCGGAAGCGGCGATGCTTGGCCAGCCGGTATCGATGCTGATCCCGGAAGTGATTGGCTTCAAGCTCACCGGCAAACTCAAAGAAGGCATCACCGCCACCGACCTGGTGCTGACAGTCACGCAAATGCTGCGTAAAAAAGGCGTGGTGGGCAAATTCGTCGAGTTCTATGGCGACGGCCTGGCTGACCTGCCCCTGGCCGACCGCGCCACCATTGCCAACATGGCACCGGAATATGGCGCCACTTGTGGCTTTTTCCCGGTGGATGACGTGACGCTGGACTACTTGCGCCTCTCCGGCCGGCCAGACGCCACCGTCAAGCTGGTCGAGGCCTATACCAAGGCTCAGGGCCTGTGGCGCAATGCCGGTGAAGAACCGGTATTCACGGACAGCCTGGCCCTGGACATGGCCAGCGTCGAAGCCAGCCTGGCCGGACCAAAACGCCCGCAGGACCGGGTCTCGCTGCCGGATGTGGGTCAAGCGTTCAGTGACTTCCTCGACTTGCAGTTCAAACCCGCGAGCAAGGAAGAAGGCCGCCTGGAAAGCGAAGGCGGCGGCGGTGTCGCCGTGGGTAATGCCGACCTGGTGGGCGAAGCCGACTACGCCTTCGAAGGCCAGACCTATCGCCTGAAAAACGGCGCGGTGGTGATCGCCGCGATTACCTCCTGCACCAACACCTCCAACCCCAGCGTGATGATGGCCGCCGGCCTGGTCGCGAAAAAAGCCGTGGAAAAGGGCCTGACCCGCAAGCCGTGGGTAAAAAGCTCCCTGGCGCCTGGCTCCAAGGTGGTCACCGACTACTACAACGCCGCCGGCCTGACGCCGTACCTCGACCAACTGGGCTTCGACCTGGTGGGTTATGGCTGCACCACCTGTATCGGCAACTCCGGGCCATTGCCGGAGCCCATCGAGAAAGCCATCCAGAAAGCCGACCTGACTGTGGCGTCGGTGCTGTCCGGCAACCGTAACTTCGAAGGCCGCGTGCACCCCCTGGTGAAAACCAACTGGCTGGCCTCGCCGCCCCTGGTGGTGGCCTATGCCCTTGCCGGGACCGTGCGCATCGATATCAGCAGCGAGCCCCTGGGCACCGGCAAGGATGGTGCGCCTGTCTACCTGCGCGATATCTGGCCCAGCAGCCAGGAGATCGCCGACGCGGTGGCCCAGGTCAGCACCAGCATGTTCCATAAGGAATACGCCGAGGTGTTTGCCGGTGACGAACAGTGGCAAGCCATTGAAGTGCCCCAGGCCGCGACCTATGTGTGGCAAAAAGACTCCACCTATATCCAGCACCCACCGTTTTTCGATGACATCGCCGGGCCGCTGCCGGTGATCAAGGATGTGCAGGGCGCCAATATCCTGGCCCTGCTTGGCGATTCGGTGACCACCGACCACATCTCCCCTGCTGGCAATATCAAGGCCGATAGCCCGGCGGGCCGCTACCTGCGCGAACAGGGCGTGGAACCACGGGACTTCAACTCCTACGGCTCGCGCCGCGGCAACCATGAAGTGATGATGCGCGGCACCTTCGCCAACATCCGGATCCGCAACGAAATGCTCGGTGGCGAAGAAGGTGGCAACACCCTCTACATTCCCACCGGCGAGAAGATGCCGATCTACGACGCTGCCATGCAATACCAGGCGTCCGGCACGCCGTTGGTGGTGATCGCCGGCCAGGAGTACGGCACCGGTTCCAGTCGCGACTGGGCCGCCAAGGGCACCAACCTGCTGGGCGTCAAGGCGGTGATCGCCGAGAGCTTCGAGCGCATCCACCGTTCCAACCTGGTGGGCATGGGCGTGCTGCCATTGCAGTTCAAACTGGACCAGAACCGCAAGGCGCTGCAACTGACCGGCAAGGAGAAGATCGATATTCTCGGCCTGACCGATGCCGAGATCGAGCCACGCATGAACCTGACGCTGGTAATTACCCGCGAAGACGGGCGCAGCGAGAAGGTCGAGGTGCTGTGCCGGATTGACACCCTCAATGAAGTTGAATACTTCAAGGCGGGCGGGATTCTGCATTACGTGCTGCGTCAGTTGATTGCTTCGTAA
- a CDS encoding MATE family efflux transporter, whose protein sequence is MPIMIGQLATTAMGFVDAVMAGRVSARDLAAVALGNSIWIPVYLLMTGTLLATTPKVAQRFGAGSHTEIGPLVRQALWLALVVGCTASLLLISAEPILHAMNVDPELIAPCMGYLHGIAAGMPAVALYYVLRCFSDGLGRTRPSMILGLGGLALNIPLNYVFIYGHFGVPAMGGVGCGWATGIVMWAMMLGFAAWTRWAPAYQASELFKRFDWPKWSVIKRILGIGLPIGIAVFAESSIFAVIALLIGSLGATVVAGHQIALNFSSLVFMIPYSLSMAVTVRVGQALGRGEPREARFAAGVGMGTALAYACLSCSLMLLFREQIATIYTADPLAVQVAAMLIVFAALFQFSDAIQVTAAGALRGYQDTRVTMILTLFAYWGVGLPVGYLLGLTDWLGQANGPSGLWQGLIVGLSCAAAMLVVRLARSARKRIRQV, encoded by the coding sequence TTGCCCATCATGATCGGGCAACTGGCAACCACCGCCATGGGGTTTGTCGATGCGGTGATGGCCGGGCGCGTCAGTGCGCGAGACCTGGCGGCGGTGGCCCTGGGCAACTCCATCTGGATTCCGGTGTATCTATTGATGACCGGGACCTTGCTGGCCACCACCCCCAAAGTCGCCCAGCGCTTTGGCGCCGGCAGCCATACCGAGATCGGCCCGCTGGTACGCCAGGCATTGTGGCTGGCGCTGGTGGTGGGATGTACCGCCTCATTACTGCTGATCAGCGCCGAGCCGATCCTGCATGCAATGAACGTCGACCCCGAGCTGATCGCCCCCTGCATGGGCTACCTGCACGGCATCGCTGCGGGCATGCCGGCGGTGGCGCTGTATTACGTGCTGCGCTGTTTCAGTGACGGCCTGGGCCGCACGCGCCCGAGCATGATCCTCGGCCTGGGCGGGCTGGCGTTGAACATCCCGCTGAACTACGTGTTCATCTACGGCCATTTCGGTGTGCCAGCCATGGGCGGCGTAGGCTGCGGCTGGGCCACCGGGATTGTGATGTGGGCGATGATGCTGGGCTTCGCCGCCTGGACCCGCTGGGCACCGGCCTATCAGGCCAGCGAGTTATTCAAGCGCTTCGACTGGCCAAAATGGTCGGTGATCAAGCGCATCCTGGGCATCGGCCTGCCGATTGGCATCGCGGTGTTTGCCGAGTCGAGCATCTTTGCGGTGATCGCCCTGCTGATCGGCAGCTTGGGCGCAACCGTGGTGGCCGGGCACCAGATCGCCCTGAACTTCAGCTCACTGGTGTTCATGATTCCCTACTCCCTGAGCATGGCCGTGACCGTGCGGGTCGGCCAGGCCCTGGGCCGTGGCGAACCCCGAGAAGCACGCTTCGCCGCAGGCGTGGGGATGGGCACCGCACTGGCCTATGCCTGCCTGTCGTGCAGCCTGATGCTGTTGTTCCGCGAGCAGATCGCCACGATCTACACCGCCGACCCGCTAGCGGTCCAGGTGGCGGCGATGCTGATTGTGTTCGCGGCGCTGTTCCAGTTTTCCGATGCGATCCAGGTCACGGCCGCCGGCGCCCTGCGCGGTTATCAGGACACCCGGGTGACCATGATCCTGACCCTGTTCGCCTATTGGGGCGTGGGCTTGCCGGTAGGCTACTTGCTGGGGCTGACCGACTGGCTGGGCCAGGCCAACGGCCCGAGCGGCTTGTGGCAGGGGCTGATCGTCGGCCTCAGTTGCGCAGCGGCGATGCTGGTGGTGCGCCTGGCACGCAGTGCGCGCAAGCGCATCCGCCAGGTTTAA
- a CDS encoding PA1571 family protein — MSLQNSSTDKVEVIRQPQQLPCSYIDAHGREVQITEEMIQGACAELEQKLVKPAQQG, encoded by the coding sequence ATGTCCTTGCAAAATAGCAGCACTGACAAAGTTGAAGTAATCCGCCAGCCACAGCAGTTGCCTTGCTCGTACATCGATGCCCATGGCCGCGAAGTACAGATTACCGAAGAGATGATCCAGGGCGCCTGCGCCGAACTGGAGCAGAAACTGGTCAAGCCTGCCCAGCAAGGCTGA
- a CDS encoding ABC transporter transmembrane domain-containing protein, whose product MLSMLSARQRRAIRLATRFIAPYRWQAVGALLALIVTAGITLSMGQGIRLLVDQGFMTQSPHLLNQSIGLFMILVLGLAVGTFARFYLVSWIGERVVADIRRLVFNHLIYLHPGFYENNRSSEIQSRLTADTTLLQSVIGSSLSLFLRNALMVIGGIVLLFITNPKLTSIVVVALPLVLAPILIFGRRVRSLSRQSQDRIADVGSYVSETLGQIKTVQAYNHQVQDEQRFAVTVEEAFTTARKRIVQRAWLITLVIVLVLGAVGVMLWVGGMDVIAGRISGGELAAFVFYSLIVGSAFGTLSEVIGELQRAAGAAERIAELLQSNNDIQAPATGLITLAQRVSGRLELQDLYFSYPSRPDRFAIEGLSLSIRAGETLALVGPSGAGKSTLFDLLLRFYDPQQGRVLLEGQPLTSLDPLDLRRCFALVSQSPALFFGSVEDNIRYGNPKASFAQVEEAARIAHAHDFILQMPDGYQTHLGDGGMGLSGGQRQRLAIARALLVDAPILLLDEATSALDAQSEHLIQQALPQLMEGRTTLVIAHRLATVKNADRIAVMDQGKLVAVGTHQQLIATNPLYARLAALQFSDGHDEP is encoded by the coding sequence ATGCTCTCCATGCTTTCTGCCCGTCAACGCCGCGCCATTCGCCTGGCTACCCGCTTTATTGCCCCGTACCGCTGGCAGGCCGTCGGCGCCTTGCTCGCACTGATCGTCACCGCAGGGATTACCTTGTCCATGGGCCAGGGCATCCGCCTGTTGGTGGATCAGGGCTTCATGACCCAATCGCCACACTTGCTCAACCAGTCCATCGGCCTGTTCATGATCCTCGTGCTGGGCCTGGCGGTGGGCACGTTTGCACGCTTCTACCTGGTGTCGTGGATCGGTGAGCGGGTGGTCGCGGACATTCGCAGGCTGGTGTTCAACCATCTGATCTACCTGCACCCGGGGTTTTACGAGAACAATCGCAGCTCGGAAATCCAGTCACGCCTGACCGCCGACACCACCTTGCTGCAATCGGTGATCGGTTCATCCCTGTCGCTGTTTCTGCGCAATGCGTTGATGGTGATCGGCGGGATTGTGTTGCTGTTTATCACCAACCCCAAGCTCACCAGCATTGTGGTGGTGGCGTTGCCGCTGGTGTTGGCGCCGATCCTGATCTTCGGCCGGCGCGTACGCAGCCTGTCGCGCCAGAGCCAGGATCGGATTGCAGACGTAGGCAGCTACGTCTCCGAGACCCTGGGCCAGATCAAGACGGTGCAGGCCTACAACCATCAAGTGCAGGATGAGCAGCGCTTCGCGGTGACAGTGGAGGAGGCGTTCACCACGGCACGCAAGCGTATCGTCCAGCGCGCCTGGCTGATTACCCTGGTGATTGTGCTGGTTCTGGGCGCCGTCGGGGTGATGCTGTGGGTGGGCGGCATGGATGTGATCGCCGGGCGCATCTCCGGCGGCGAGCTGGCGGCCTTTGTGTTCTATAGCCTGATCGTCGGCAGCGCCTTTGGCACCTTGAGCGAGGTGATCGGCGAGTTGCAACGGGCGGCAGGCGCGGCGGAGCGGATTGCCGAACTGTTGCAGTCGAACAATGACATCCAGGCGCCGGCCACGGGGCTGATCACGTTGGCGCAGCGGGTCAGTGGCCGCCTGGAGTTGCAGGATCTGTACTTTTCCTACCCGTCGCGTCCCGATCGCTTTGCCATCGAAGGCCTGAGTCTGAGCATCCGGGCCGGTGAAACCCTGGCCCTGGTCGGCCCGTCCGGAGCGGGCAAGTCCACCCTGTTCGACTTGTTGCTGCGCTTCTACGACCCGCAACAGGGGCGGGTGCTGCTCGAAGGCCAGCCGCTGACCAGCCTGGACCCCTTGGACCTGCGCCGCTGTTTTGCTCTGGTATCCCAGAGCCCGGCGCTGTTTTTTGGCAGCGTCGAAGACAACATCCGCTACGGCAACCCAAAGGCCAGTTTCGCCCAGGTCGAAGAGGCGGCGCGCATTGCCCACGCCCATGACTTCATCCTGCAAATGCCCGATGGCTACCAGACCCACCTGGGTGATGGTGGCATGGGCCTTTCCGGTGGGCAGCGCCAGCGCCTGGCAATTGCCCGGGCCTTGTTGGTAGATGCGCCGATCCTGCTGCTGGACGAAGCCACCAGCGCCCTGGACGCCCAGAGCGAGCACCTGATCCAACAGGCATTGCCGCAACTGATGGAAGGGCGCACCACCCTAGTGATCGCCCACCGCCTGGCCACGGTGAAAAACGCCGATCGGATTGCGGTGATGGATCAGGGGAAATTGGTCGCGGTGGGCACCCATCAACAACTGATCGCCACCAACCCGCTGTATGCGCGGCTGGCGGCCCTGCAATTTAGCGATGGTCACGACGAACCCTAA